The following is a genomic window from Bacillus sp. FJAT-52991.
GCTGCTAAACGATGCTCATAGCGCTCGATTTCATCCAATCCAATTTCTTGGAGAAAATCAATTGCTGCCCCAAGACCGATCGCACCAGCAATAATCGGTGTGCCGCCTTCAAATTTCCACGGAAGCTCTTTCCAAGTTGATTCATATAAACCAACAAAGTCGATCATTTCGCCACCGAATTCAACCGGCCCCATCTTATCAAGCAATTGCTTTTTCCCATACATGACACCAATGCCGGTTGGTGCACACATTTTATGACCAGAAAAAGCAAGGAAATCACAGTCCAAATCTTGCACATCAATCTTCATATGAGGGACGCCTTGAGCGCCGTCCACGACCATCACCGCACCATGCTGATGAGCGATTTGAGCGATTTCCTTCACTGGGTTAATCGTACCAAGAACATTTGACACCATCATGATAGACACAATCTTCGTCTTATCTGTGATCGTTGCCTTCGCATCTTCAAGCAAAATGGTTCCGTCAGCTTGAAGTGGAATGTATTTTAACGTCGCACCCGTTTCTTTCGCTAGTTGCTGCCACGGAATGATGTTGCTATGGTGCTCCATGTAAGTGATGACGATTTCGTCGCCTTCTTTTACATTCGCGCGTCCATAACTCGCCGC
Proteins encoded in this region:
- a CDS encoding cysteine desulfurase, which produces MNAKEIKKYFPILDQEVNGHPLVYLDSAATSQKPVQVIEALNKYYSEDNSNVHRGVHTLGTRATDSYEGARDKVRKFINAAAREEIIFTRGTTTSINTIAASYGRANVKEGDEIVITYMEHHSNIIPWQQLAKETGATLKYIPLQADGTILLEDAKATITDKTKIVSIMMVSNVLGTINPVKEIAQIAHQHGAVMVVDGAQGVPHMKIDVQDLDCDFLAFSGHKMCAPTGIGVMYGKKQLLDKMGPVEFGGEMIDFVGLYESTWKELPWKFEGGTPIIAGAIGLGAAIDFLQEIGLDEIERYEHRLAAYALEKMSTIPGMQIYGPLSGEARAGLVTFNLDDVHPHDVATVLDAEGIAVRAGHHCAQPLMKWLDVSATARASFYLYNTEEDIDKLVTGLLKTKEYFSDVF